CGAGTCCGGCCGACAGCGGCGCGCGTACGGCCTCCAGGATCGCGTCGGCGAGCAGGCCCGTCTCCGAGCCGTCGTGCTCCGAGGAGACGGCCGGCAGCGGAACGAGCGCGACGGCCTCGTCACCCGTGTGGGCGACCGCGATCCGGTCCGACGGCTCGGGACCCGACGAGCGCGGGTCGACCAGGATCTCCTCCAGCAGCGCCTGCGCCACCGGACCGCCCGCCAGAGATCCCGCGGGCCCCTCGGTCCGTCTGCCACCGCCGCCGGACTCGGCCGCGGATCCCGCGGACCCGCCTTTCGCCTCGTCCCATTCGACCCGGGCGACCACGACCTGCCAGTGCGGGGCCGCGCCGAGGCCCGGCAGCAGCACGGGCGCGGCGACCCGCAGCCGCGCCGCGATCTCGGCGGGCGCGGCGCCGGTCTGCACCAGCTCCAGCACCTCCTGCGCGAGCCTGCGCCGCACGGTGCGCGCCGCGTCCCGGCGGTCCCGCTCCACGGCGATCAGCTGCGTCACGCCCTCCAGCAGGTCGAGCCGCTCCGCCGGCCAGTCCCCGGCGTCCGCCTCGACCGCGAGCAGCCACTCCGATAGCACCGTCTCGCGTACGTCGCGCGCGCCCGCCGTACCGCGTCCGCCGCCGCGGACCGGGAACAGCGAGTACGTGGCCGGGCCCACCGTCACCCGGTGCGGGCCGCGCCGGCCCGAGCGGACCGCCGCCAGGTGCTCACCGGCCAGCGCGGTGCACACCCCCGCGGGCAGCTCGGTCTCCGCGAGCCGCGAGCCCGCGATGAGGCGCCCGGCGGGGGAGAGCACCCAGGCCCGCAGGTCCAGGTCGGAACCGAGCAGGTCGAGGACCACGTCCGGGCCGCCGCCCGCCGGGCCGGAGGTCATCATCCGGCGGTGCCGGTCCACCACGGCCGCCAGGTCCCCGGCGCGCTCGCCCGACACCTGCCGAACGACGTGCTCGGTGATCGTCGCGAAGGCCACCGACTCGTTGACGGCGAACAGCGGCAGCCGGTGCCGCGCGCAGGCCACGACCAGGTCGTCCGGTACCGGGCCCAGCTCGGCCTCGCCCGCGGCCAGCGCCGTGACGCCGGCGCCCGCGAGGAGCCGTACGAAGGGTTCGGAGTCGGCCGGGCCCCGGCGCCAGGCGAGTCCGGTGAGGACCAGCTCACCGCCCGACAGATAGCGGCTGGGGTCCCGCAGGTCCGTGGTCATCACGCCCCGCACCGTGCGGTCCAGCTCGTCCTGGCCGCCGAGCAGCCGCAGGCCCAGCGCGTCCGTGTCCAGCAGTGCGCGCAGCCGCATCTCGTCGCCGCCGTTCTGTCTCGAAAAATTACGTTGGATGGAGAACCGATGGAGGGGGTCGAACCGATGAAGGGGAGAGAGGAGGACTCATTCCGGCCGGTGGCCGACGCGCAGCGGACCGCGTCCGACGTTTCCCAGGGAAAGCCAAGAGGTTACTGATGACTGCCGTTCATACGAATCTACAAGATGCGCGCCCTGGCCAGCCAACTCCTTCATGGTTTCGGTGACTGACCCCGTTGGAGGAACGCGCTGTGTACTGGCTCCCATCCACGTGAACACCTCATGAACGAGCCTGGGCCGCCGCACACGATCTGGCTTGATCAGCACCATCCACGAGACGAAGAAGAGAGCCGGTCATGGACTTCCTTCGCCCCGCCAGCTGGGAGGAGGCGCTCGCCGCGAAGGCAGCGCATCCCACGGCTGTGCCGATTGCGGGTGGCACCGATGTGATGGTCGAGATCAACTTCGACCACCGCCGGCCCGAGTACCTGCTGGACCTGAACCGCGTCCGCGAGCTGGGCGACTGGGAGGTCGGCGAGGAGTCGGTCCGCCTCGGCGCCTCCGTCCCGTACTCGGCGATCATGGACAACCTCCGCGGCGAGCTGCCCGGCCTGGCCCTGGCCTCCCACACCGTGGCCTCCCCGCAGATCCGCAACCGCGGCGGAGTCGGCGGCAATCTCGGCACCGCCTCCCCGGCCGGTGACGCCCACCCCGCCCTCCTCGCGGCGGGCGCCGAGGTCGAGGCCGAGTCCGTGCGGGGCTCGCGGCTGATCCCGATCGACGCCTTCTACACCGGGGTGAAGCGCAACGCGCTCGCACCCGACGAGCTGATCCGCGCCGTCCACATCAAGAAGGCGGACGGCCCGCAGCAGTACTCCAAGGTCGGCACCCGCAACGCCATGGTGATCGCCGTGTGCGCCTTCGGTCTCGCCCTGCATCCCGCCACCCGCACGGTCCGCACCGGCATCGGTTCGGCGGCCCCCACGCCCGTCCGGGCCACGGCGGCGGAGGAATTCCTGAACGCGGCGCTCGAAGAGGGCGGCTTCTGGGACAACGGCAAGATCATCACCCCGTCGGTGGCCAAGCAGTTCGCCGAGCTGTGCTCCGGCGCCTGCAACCCCATCGACGACGTCCGGGGCACCGCGAGCTACCGCCGGCACGCGGTGGGCATCATGGCCCGCCGCACGCTCACCTGGACCTGGGAGTCGTACCGCGGCACCGCCGCCACGGAGGGAGTCGCGTAATGCGCGTCAATTTCACGGTCAACGGCCGTCCGCAGGAAGCCGACGACGTATGGGAGGGCGAGTCCCTGCTGTACGTACTGCGGGAGCGCCTGGGCCTGCCGGGCTCGAAGAACGCCTGCGAGCAGGGCGAGTGCGGCTCCTGCACGGTCCGCCTCGACAACGTCCCGGTGTGCTCCTGTCTGGTCGCGGCCGGACAGGTCGAGGGCCGCGACGTCGTCACGGTCGAGGGCCTGGCGGACTTCGCCAAACAGCGATCGGACCACGGCGCCTGTGCCTCCGGGGCCTCCGGAGCGCCCGCGGCCCCCGGCGGCTGCGGTACGCCGCTGGACGCGGCCAAGCGCTGGGAGGCGCGGCCCGCCGACTCGCAGACCGGCGAGGGGGCCGAACTAGCCCCGATCCAGCAGGCGTTCATCGACGCCGGAGCCGTCCAGTGCGGCTTCTGCACCCCCGGCCTGCTGGTCGCCGCCGACGAGATGCTGGAGCGCAACCCGACCCCGACCGACGCGGACATCCGCGAGGCGCTCTCGGGCAACCTCTGCCGCTGCACCG
This sequence is a window from Streptomyces ortus. Protein-coding genes within it:
- a CDS encoding PucR family transcriptional regulator, translated to MRLRALLDTDALGLRLLGGQDELDRTVRGVMTTDLRDPSRYLSGGELVLTGLAWRRGPADSEPFVRLLAGAGVTALAAGEAELGPVPDDLVVACARHRLPLFAVNESVAFATITEHVVRQVSGERAGDLAAVVDRHRRMMTSGPAGGGPDVVLDLLGSDLDLRAWVLSPAGRLIAGSRLAETELPAGVCTALAGEHLAAVRSGRRGPHRVTVGPATYSLFPVRGGGRGTAGARDVRETVLSEWLLAVEADAGDWPAERLDLLEGVTQLIAVERDRRDAARTVRRRLAQEVLELVQTGAAPAEIAARLRVAAPVLLPGLGAAPHWQVVVARVEWDEAKGGSAGSAAESGGGGRRTEGPAGSLAGGPVAQALLEEILVDPRSSGPEPSDRIAVAHTGDEAVALVPLPAVSSEHDGSETGLLADAILEAVRAPLSAGLDGDGRLTLGVSAAVHSAEGLRGALEEARHARRVAAARPGRVCAAGHQELASHVLLLPFVPDDVRRAFTARLLDPLREYDRRHRAELIPTLEAFLDCDGSWTRCAARLHLHVNTLRYRVGRIEQLTGRDLSRLEDKLDFFLALRMS
- a CDS encoding FAD binding domain-containing protein, translating into MDFLRPASWEEALAAKAAHPTAVPIAGGTDVMVEINFDHRRPEYLLDLNRVRELGDWEVGEESVRLGASVPYSAIMDNLRGELPGLALASHTVASPQIRNRGGVGGNLGTASPAGDAHPALLAAGAEVEAESVRGSRLIPIDAFYTGVKRNALAPDELIRAVHIKKADGPQQYSKVGTRNAMVIAVCAFGLALHPATRTVRTGIGSAAPTPVRATAAEEFLNAALEEGGFWDNGKIITPSVAKQFAELCSGACNPIDDVRGTASYRRHAVGIMARRTLTWTWESYRGTAATEGVA
- a CDS encoding (2Fe-2S)-binding protein, coding for MRVNFTVNGRPQEADDVWEGESLLYVLRERLGLPGSKNACEQGECGSCTVRLDNVPVCSCLVAAGQVEGRDVVTVEGLADFAKQRSDHGACASGASGAPAAPGGCGTPLDAAKRWEARPADSQTGEGAELAPIQQAFIDAGAVQCGFCTPGLLVAADEMLERNPTPTDADIREALSGNLCRCTGYEKIMDAVRLAAARQGEAV